Proteins encoded by one window of Methylovirgula ligni:
- a CDS encoding MFS transporter: MSLDSKAQTPHRYGAATGESTLIALLLTLSVAHMLNDTVQSLLPAVYPILKQTFQLSFSQIGLITLAFQLTASLLQPFIGLYTDKNPKPYSLPIGMGVTLCGLLLLAFANHFFVVLIAAALIGVGSSVFHPESSRVARMASGGQHGLAQSLFQVGGNTGAAIGPLLVAFFVVPHGLRAIAWLALLPLAGIFLLYRISGWYAARVAAMPRRTKRAAPSHGLTRKHVAASVAVLLALVFSKFVYLASLGSYYTFYLIEKFHLPVATAQICLFVFLFASALGTFFGGPIGDRFGRRYVIWGSILGVLPFTLALPYVNLPATIVLTFIIGFVLSSAFSAIIVYAQELLPERVGAVAGLFFGFAFGMAGLGAAVLGAVADASSITFVYHLTAFLPLIGLLAYFLPRDL, encoded by the coding sequence ATGTCCCTGGATTCAAAGGCTCAGACGCCTCATCGCTATGGAGCGGCGACGGGCGAATCTACGCTTATCGCTCTCTTGCTGACGCTCAGCGTCGCCCACATGCTGAACGATACCGTTCAGTCGCTGCTCCCGGCCGTCTATCCGATCCTGAAGCAGACCTTCCAGTTGAGCTTCAGCCAGATCGGACTGATCACGCTCGCCTTCCAGCTCACGGCCTCGCTGCTGCAGCCGTTCATCGGTCTTTATACAGACAAGAATCCCAAGCCCTATTCGCTGCCGATCGGCATGGGCGTGACGCTTTGCGGTCTGCTCCTGCTCGCCTTCGCGAATCACTTTTTCGTGGTCCTGATCGCGGCCGCTCTGATCGGCGTCGGCTCATCGGTTTTCCACCCGGAATCCTCGCGCGTCGCGCGCATGGCCTCGGGTGGCCAGCACGGGCTGGCGCAATCCCTGTTCCAGGTCGGCGGCAACACCGGCGCGGCGATCGGGCCGTTGCTCGTCGCCTTTTTCGTCGTGCCGCATGGACTGAGAGCCATAGCCTGGCTCGCCCTGCTGCCGCTCGCCGGCATCTTTCTTCTTTACAGAATCAGCGGCTGGTATGCGGCGCGCGTGGCGGCGATGCCGCGCCGGACGAAGCGGGCCGCGCCAAGCCACGGCCTGACCCGCAAACACGTCGCGGCCTCGGTTGCGGTGCTGCTCGCGCTCGTCTTTTCGAAGTTCGTCTATCTCGCGAGCCTCGGCAGCTATTACACTTTCTATCTGATCGAGAAATTCCATCTGCCGGTGGCGACGGCGCAGATCTGCCTGTTCGTGTTCCTCTTTGCCTCGGCGCTCGGCACGTTCTTCGGCGGCCCGATCGGCGACCGCTTCGGACGCCGCTATGTGATCTGGGGCTCGATCCTCGGCGTGCTGCCGTTCACCCTGGCGCTGCCCTACGTGAACCTGCCGGCGACGATCGTGCTGACCTTCATCATCGGCTTCGTGCTCTCCTCGGCCTTTTCGGCGATTATCGTCTATGCGCAGGAGCTTCTGCCAGAGCGGGTGGGCGCCGTCGCGGGCCTGTTCTTCGGCTTCGCCTTCGGCATGGCGGGCCTCGGCGCCGCCGTCCTCGGCGCGGTGGCGGATGCCTCGAGCATAACTTTCGTCTATCATCTGACGGCCTTCCTGCCGCTGATCGGGCTGCTCGCCTATTTCCTGCCGCGCGATCTCTAG
- the oxlT gene encoding oxalate/formate MFS antiporter produces MTVAVGKEVVVSESRSNYRWVQLLVGIVCMTMIANLQYGWTLFVGPLHAAFGWKLTSIQVAFTIFVVCETWLVPFEGYFEDLFGPKPLIAFGGVLVAVAWVLNSQVTGLSGLYIAQAIGGIGAGAIYGTCVGNAVKWFPDHRGLAAGLTAAGFGIGSALTIVPISNVIVAHGYQSAFLYFGLVQGIVVCICALLFRSPSKAPADAAPPADAAYRQFSPREMLRTPLFWLLYAMFVMMAAGGLMATAQLAPIAKDFGVAKVPVSFIGFTLPALTFALALDRTLNGLTRPFFGWVSDRIGRESTMFLAFGVEGLAILALSKYGHTPGLFVLLSGLVFFGWGEIYSLFPATCTDSFGTKFATTNAGLLYTAKGTAALLVPFSSKLTELSGSWHLVFLIAAALNILTALLAIFVLRPLRRQYAGAAHSETDLLE; encoded by the coding sequence ATGACTGTTGCTGTGGGGAAAGAGGTCGTCGTTTCGGAAAGCCGTAGCAACTATCGTTGGGTTCAACTTCTCGTCGGCATCGTCTGCATGACGATGATCGCCAATCTCCAGTATGGCTGGACGTTGTTCGTCGGTCCGCTGCATGCGGCCTTCGGCTGGAAACTGACCTCGATCCAGGTTGCTTTCACCATCTTCGTCGTCTGCGAGACCTGGCTCGTTCCGTTCGAGGGCTATTTCGAGGATCTGTTCGGGCCGAAGCCGCTGATCGCCTTCGGTGGCGTTCTCGTCGCGGTCGCCTGGGTTCTCAACTCGCAGGTCACCGGCCTTTCCGGTCTCTATATCGCACAGGCGATCGGCGGCATCGGTGCCGGCGCGATCTATGGCACGTGCGTCGGCAATGCCGTGAAATGGTTCCCGGACCACCGCGGGCTTGCCGCGGGCCTTACGGCTGCCGGCTTCGGCATTGGCTCGGCGCTGACCATCGTGCCGATCTCCAACGTCATCGTGGCGCATGGCTATCAGAGTGCGTTCCTTTATTTCGGTCTCGTGCAGGGCATCGTCGTCTGTATTTGCGCGCTGCTGTTTCGCTCGCCGTCCAAGGCGCCGGCCGATGCCGCGCCGCCGGCTGATGCCGCGTACCGTCAGTTCTCACCGCGCGAAATGTTGCGCACGCCGCTGTTCTGGCTGCTCTATGCAATGTTCGTGATGATGGCCGCCGGCGGCCTGATGGCGACCGCGCAGCTTGCCCCGATCGCCAAGGACTTCGGCGTCGCCAAAGTGCCGGTCAGCTTTATCGGCTTCACGCTTCCGGCATTGACCTTCGCCCTTGCGCTCGACCGCACGCTCAACGGCCTGACGCGGCCGTTCTTCGGCTGGGTGTCGGATCGGATCGGCCGCGAGAGCACCATGTTCCTCGCCTTCGGCGTCGAGGGCCTCGCCATTCTTGCGCTCAGCAAGTACGGACACACGCCTGGGCTTTTCGTGCTGCTCAGCGGTCTTGTCTTTTTCGGCTGGGGCGAAATCTACTCGCTCTTTCCCGCGACCTGCACCGACAGTTTCGGGACGAAATTCGCCACGACGAATGCCGGTCTTCTTTATACCGCCAAGGGTACGGCGGCGCTGCTCGTGCCGTTCTCCAGCAAGCTCACCGAGCTTAGCGGCAGTTGGCATCTCGTGTTCCTGATCGCCGCCGCGCTCAACATTCTGACGGCGCTGCTGGCGATCTTCGTGCTGCGGCCGCTGCGGCGCCAATACGCCGGGGCCGCACATTCCGAGACCGACTTGCTGGAATAG